In a single window of the Populus alba chromosome 16, ASM523922v2, whole genome shotgun sequence genome:
- the LOC118037569 gene encoding probable anion transporter 3, chloroplastic — MAAKSALHSSSPNTSSFLNSKSDLVHFRRTQLRFEPGIPSKPIKWESCSRTREQPREKVKQGGRLFTVRCTAEGIERGMLIGGGRGREEAAASKILDIPERFKVVALVACVMCLCNADRVVMSVTVVPLATKFGWSSSFLGIVQSSFLWGYIFSSVVGGALVDRYGGKRVMAWGVALWSLATLLTPWAANHSTVALLAVRAFFGLAEGVALPSMSTLSSRWFPSHERASAVGISMAGFHLGNVIGLLLTPIMLSTVGISGPFILFSSLGLLWLTRWANGVTSDPRDSPFVSKSELRLIQAGKTDSPASDGQFPPLRLLLSKAPSWAIIFANITNNWGYFVLLSWMPIYFNTVFNVNLKQAAWFSAVPWGTMAVSGYVAGALSDSLIKAGYSLTIVRKIMQSIGFIGPGVSLLCLNYAKTPVTAAALMTIALSLSSFSQAGFLLNMQDIAPQYAGFLHGIANSAGTLAAIISTIGTGYFVQWLGSFQAFLTVTAGLYFVTAIFWNLYATGERVF; from the exons atggcGGCTAAATCTGCTCTCCATTCTTCCTCACCTAACACCTCTTCTTTTTTGAACTCTAAATCGGATTTGGTTCATTTCAGAAGAACCCAGTTGAGATTTGAGCCCGGAATCCCATCAAAGCCTATCAAATGGGAAAGCTGCTCAAGAACAAGAGAACAACCAAGGGAAAAGGTGAAGCAAGGGGGGCGATTATTCACGGTGAGGTGCACGGCAGAGGGCATAGAGAGGGGAATGCTGATCGGAGGTGGGAGAGGAAGAGAGGAAGCAGCGGCCAGTAAGATTCTTGATATCCCTGAGAGGTTTAAGGTGGTGGCTTTAGTGGCATGTGTCATGTGCTTGTGTAATGCTGATCGTGTTGTAATGTCTGTCACTGTCGTTCCTCTCGCTACCAAATTTGGCTGGTCCAGTTCTTTCTTGGGCATAGTACAG TCATCCTTTCTATGGGGATACATATTCTCATCAGTCGTCGGAGGAGCCCTGGTAGACAGATATGGAGGAAAAAGGGTGATGGCGTGGGGTGTGGCCTTATGGTCTCTGGCCACTCTACTTACTCCATGGGCAGCCAACCACTCCACCGTCGCCCTTCTGGCCGTTCGTGCATTCTTTGGACTTGCCGAGGGTGTTGCTCTGCCTTCCATGAGCACCCTCTCATCAAG GTGGTTCCCAAGCCATGAACGAGCGAGTGCAGTTGGAATATCCATGGCTGGATTTCATCTTGGAAACGTCATAGGCTTATTGCTGACTCCAATTATGCTGTCAACAGTTGGGATTTCTGGCCCTTTTATCCTTTTCTCTTCCCTTGGGCTGCTATGGCTAACAAGATGGGCAAATGGGGTCACAAGCGATCCAAGAGACAGCCCTTTTGTTAGCAAATCGGAGTTGAGATTAATCCAAGCTGGTAAAACTGATTCTCCAGCAAGTGATGGCCAGTTTCCACCTCTACGTCTGCTACTGTCAAAAGCACCATCTTGGGCTATTATTTTTGCTAATATAACGAACAATTGG GGATATTTTGTTCTTCTCTCTTGGATGCCTATATATTTCAACACT GTGTTTAATGTGAACCTGAAGCAAGCGGCATGGTTTAGCGCTGTTCCATGGGGAACAATGGCAGTCTCTGGCTATGTTGCAGGAGCATTATCTGATTCATTGATTAAGGCTGGCTACTCTTTGACAATCGTCAGAAAGATCATGCAGTCTATTGGATTCATTGGACCTGGTGTCTCATTGCTCTGCTTAAATTATGCAAAGACACCAGTGACTGCAGCTGCACTTATGACCATAGCGCTGAGCTTGAGCTCTTTCAGCCAAGCTGGCTTTCTTCTCAACATGCAA gaTATAGCACCTCAGTACGCAGGATTCCTCCATG GAATTGCAAACTCAGCTGGGACATTAGCAGCAATAATAAGCACGATTGGGACAGGTTATTTTGTTCAGTGGCTAGGATCTTTTCAGGCATTCCTCACAGTCACAGCAGGGCTCTATTTCGTTACAGCCATCTTTTGGAACTTGTATGCTACAGGAGAGCGAGTTTTCTAG
- the LOC118037570 gene encoding protein OCTOPUS encodes MNPTTEPPQPPQPHRPSTSCDRHPEEHFTGFCPSCLCERLAVLDPNTSSAASSSSSRKPTATAALKAIFKPPQPSSSNNNNNSSKSSFFPELRRTKSFSASKNEGFSGVFEPQRKSCDVRVRNTLWSLFNQDSERNPSVKKEPFKGGPDIEAVEPRISCSSVRGPVFESKEEEEIENETDTENENVNANVNAHIGGDVLSNGVLEESNLTARNSNANPIDEIIEEEEEEEEEDDDFEDDEDGIVIEPEPVQEAVLEELKTMKDHIDLDSQSKKTSGRDFKEIAGSFWSAASVFSKKLQKWRQKQKLKKQRNDGPGSATLPVEKPIGRQYRETQSEIADYGFGRRSCDTDPRFSLDAGRISFDDPRYSFDEPRASWDGYLIGRTFPRMPTMVSVVEDAPVNVVLRSDTQIPVEEPPRISMNSINEDEAVPGGSAQTRDYYSDSSSRRRKSLDRSNSIRKTAAAVVAEIDELKAVSNAKVTPATADYIHGPKLVVPDRDFRDSNSNSLRDDCSETFDMGFRDNASLVGGNGERKGAKKPRRWSKAWNIWGFIHRRSVNKEDDDDRYSRANGVERSFSESWPELRGERNGDVRGGFNPKILRSNSSVSWRNSHNFGGGGSFSSARKSSVETNGNGRKKRDEFVLERNRSARYSPNNVENGLLRFYLTPLRNSRRNGWGKSKSSQAQSIARSVLRLY; translated from the coding sequence ATGAATCCCACCACTGAACCACCTCAACCACCGCAACCCCACCGTCCTTCAACTTCTTGTGACCGTCATCCAGAAGAACATTTCACTGGTTTTTGCCCCTCATGCCTCTGCGAGCGTCTTGCCGTGCTCGATCCCAACACCTCCTCCGccgcttcttcttcctcttcccgcAAACCCACTGCCACCGCCGCCCTTAAAGCCATCTTCAAGCCTCCTCAACCGTCGAgctccaataataataataacagcagcaagtcttctttttttcccgaGCTCCGCCGTACTAAATCCTTTTCTGCCTCTAAAAACGAAGGTTTTTCTGGGGTTTTTGAGCCTCAAAGAAAATCTTGTGACGTTCGAGTGAGAAATACTCTTTGGTCTCTCTTTAATCAAGACAGCGAGAGAAACCCATCTGTTAAAAAAGAGCCCTTTAAAGGAGGACCTGATATTGAGGCTGTTGAGCCCAGAATTTCTTGTTCTAGTGTTCGAGGTCCGGTTTTTGAGTctaaggaagaggaagaaatcgAGAACGAAACCGACACTGAAAATGAGAATGTGAATGCCAATGTCAATGCCCATATTGGTGGAGATGTCTTATCTAATGGGGTCTTAGAAGAGTCTAATTTGACAGCGAGAAATTCGAATGCAAACCCAATTGATGAGATTatagaggaagaggaagaggaagaggaagaagacgaCGACTTCGAAGACGACGAAGACGGGATTGTTATAGAGCCAGAGCCAGTACAAGAAGCAGTTTTGGAGGAGCTTAAGACCATGAAGGACCATATAGATCTTGATTCGCAGTCTAAAAAGACTTCAGGGAGGGATTTTAAAGAGATTGCTGGTAGTTTCTGGTCTGCTGCTTCGGTTTTTAGCAAGAAATTGCAAAAATGGAGGCAAAAGCAGAAGCTTAAGAAGCAGAGAAATGATGGTCCTGGTTCGGCTACATTGCCTGTAGAGAAGCCAATTGGGAGGCAGTATAGGGAGACGCAGTCAGAAATTGCTGATTATGGGTTTGGTAGAAGGTCTTGTGACACGGATCCGAGGTTCTCTCTTGATGCCGGGAGGATTTCTTTTGATGATCCTAGGTATTCTTTCGATGAGCCTCGTGCTTCTTGGGATGGATATCTGATTGGAAGGACATTCCCCAGAATGCCTACAATGGTTTCTGTTGTCGAGGATGCTCCTGTTAATGTTGTTTTAAGGTCTGATACTCAAATCCCAGTTGAGGAACCACCACGAATATCTATGAATTCCATCAATGAAGATGAGGCTGTCCCTGGTGGGTCTGCTCAAACTAGGGATTATTATTCTGATTCTTCCTCGAGGAGGAGGAAGAGTCTTGACAGGTCTAATTCTATTAGGAAGACTGCTGCAGCTGTGGTAGCGgagattgatgagttgaaggctGTTTCCAATGCCAAGGTGACACCAGCTACTGCGGATTATATCCATGGACCTAAGTTGGTTGTTCCTGATAGGGATTTTAGGGATTCAAACTCGAATTCTTTGAGAGATGATTGTTCTGAGACTTTTGACATGGGGTTTAGAGACAATGCATCTTTGGTGGGGGGGAATGGTGAAAGGAAAGGGGCTAAGAAGCCGCGGAGATGGAGCAAGGCATGGAATATTTGGGGGTTTATACACCGGAGAAGTGTTaacaaagaagatgatgatgataggTATAGCAGAGCAAATGGGGTTGAGAGGTCTTTTTCAGAGTCTTGGCCAGAATTGAGAGGGGAACGTAATGGAGATGTTAGAGGGGGGTTTAACCCGAAGATTTTGAGGAGCAACAGCAGTGTAAGTTGGAGGAATTCTCATAATTTTGGGGGTGGTGGATCTTTTAGCAGTGCAAGGAAGAGCAGTGTTGAGACTAATGGTAATGGGAGAAAGAAAAGGGATGAGTTTGTGTTGGAGAGGAACAGGAGTGCAAGGTATTCACCAAACAACGTGGAAAATGGACTCCTAAGGTTCTACTTGACGCCGCTGAGGAACAGTCGTCGAAATGGGTGGGGGAAGAGTAAGTCCAGTCAAGCACAATCCATTGCAAGGAGCGTGTTGCGATTATACTGA